One Salinimonas marina DNA segment encodes these proteins:
- the metK gene encoding methionine adenosyltransferase — MATQLFTSESVSEGHPDKIADQISDAVLDAILEQDPKARVACETYVKTGMVLVGGEITTSAWVDIEELTRQTVKEIGYTHSDMGFDADSCAVLNAIGKQSPDINQGVDRTSPEEQGAGDQGLMFGYASDETEVLMPAPITYAHRLVQKQAEVRKSGKLDFLRPDAKSQVTFVYENDKPVGVDAVVLSTQHCDSVSTEQVREAVMEEIIKPVLPEQWLTNRTKFHINPTGRFVIGGPVGDCGLTGRKIIVDTYGGMARHGGGAFSGKDPSKVDRSAAYAGRYVAKNIVAAGLARRCEIQISYAIGVAEPTSISIETFGTATVDEKTLVALVREHFDLRPYGLIKMLDLERPIYHATAAYGHFGREQFPWERTDKAEALKASV; from the coding sequence ATGGCTACGCAGTTATTCACATCCGAGTCAGTATCAGAAGGTCATCCAGATAAGATTGCAGACCAGATTTCTGATGCGGTGTTAGACGCTATTTTGGAACAGGATCCGAAAGCTCGGGTGGCATGCGAAACCTATGTTAAAACCGGTATGGTACTGGTTGGCGGTGAGATCACTACCTCAGCCTGGGTCGACATTGAAGAGCTGACCCGACAAACCGTTAAAGAAATCGGCTATACCCATTCAGATATGGGCTTTGATGCGGACTCGTGCGCGGTGTTAAATGCTATTGGTAAGCAGTCACCAGATATCAATCAGGGTGTGGATCGCACCAGTCCCGAAGAACAGGGCGCGGGTGACCAGGGTCTGATGTTTGGCTATGCCAGTGACGAAACCGAGGTACTGATGCCGGCCCCCATTACCTATGCCCATCGTCTGGTGCAAAAACAGGCCGAAGTGCGTAAATCGGGCAAGCTGGACTTTTTACGACCCGATGCCAAAAGCCAGGTAACCTTTGTATACGAAAACGATAAACCGGTGGGTGTCGATGCGGTGGTTCTGTCTACCCAGCATTGCGACAGTGTCAGCACCGAGCAAGTCCGCGAGGCGGTGATGGAAGAAATCATCAAGCCGGTGTTGCCTGAACAGTGGCTCACCAACCGCACCAAGTTTCATATAAATCCCACCGGCCGCTTTGTTATCGGTGGTCCGGTAGGCGACTGCGGTCTTACTGGCCGTAAAATAATTGTCGATACCTATGGTGGCATGGCCCGTCATGGCGGCGGTGCGTTTTCGGGTAAAGATCCCTCAAAAGTTGACCGCTCTGCAGCCTATGCGGGTCGCTATGTGGCAAAAAATATTGTGGCCGCCGGGCTGGCACGTCGTTGTGAAATTCAGATCTCTTATGCTATCGGTGTCGCCGAACCTACGTCTATCAGTATTGAAACCTTTGGCACTGCCACGGTGGATGAGAAAACCCTGGTGGCGCTGGTACGCGAGCATTTCGACCTGCGTCCTTATGGTCTGATTAAGATGCTGGATCTTGAACGCCCCATTTATCATGCTACCGCCGCCTATGGTCACTTTGGCCGCGAACAATTTCCGTGGGAACGCACCGATAAAGCCGAAGCACTCAAAGCTTCGGTGTAA
- a CDS encoding fructose bisphosphate aldolase, protein MASPAQKAMLDKIKTADGFIAALDQSGGSTPKALRLYGVEESQYSNDDEMFTQVHNMRTRIITCEPFNGERVLGAILFEDTLDRSIEGKPSAQYLWEDKQVVPFLKVDKGLNDEADGVQTMKPIPGLDSLLEKANRQNVFGTKMRSVVKRANEAGVNAVVQQQFEIGRQILAAGLVPIIEPEVDIHSTEKAEAEALLKTAIKNELDSLDDNQQVMLKLTLPEQDNFYAELVKHPKVLKVVALSGGYSREEANQKLSRNTGMIASFSRALTEGINAAQSHQDFDTAMNDAIESIYQASKA, encoded by the coding sequence ATGGCATCACCAGCTCAAAAAGCGATGTTGGATAAGATTAAAACAGCTGATGGTTTTATTGCTGCGCTGGACCAAAGCGGTGGCAGTACCCCAAAGGCATTGCGTTTGTATGGCGTGGAAGAGTCGCAATACAGCAACGATGATGAAATGTTTACACAGGTTCACAATATGCGTACTCGCATTATCACCTGTGAACCATTTAATGGTGAGCGGGTATTAGGCGCAATTTTATTTGAAGATACCCTGGATCGCAGCATTGAGGGGAAACCCAGCGCCCAGTACCTGTGGGAAGACAAGCAGGTGGTGCCATTTTTAAAAGTGGACAAAGGCCTAAACGATGAGGCTGATGGGGTGCAAACCATGAAACCTATCCCCGGTCTGGATTCGTTACTGGAAAAAGCCAACCGGCAGAATGTCTTTGGCACCAAGATGCGCTCGGTGGTCAAGCGGGCCAATGAAGCCGGGGTCAACGCGGTGGTTCAGCAGCAATTTGAAATTGGTCGTCAGATTCTGGCTGCAGGTCTGGTTCCCATTATCGAGCCTGAGGTAGATATCCACAGCACCGAAAAAGCCGAAGCCGAAGCTTTGCTTAAAACCGCCATCAAGAATGAACTTGATAGTCTGGATGACAATCAGCAGGTAATGCTGAAACTTACCCTTCCTGAGCAGGACAACTTTTATGCCGAGCTGGTAAAGCATCCTAAAGTCTTAAAAGTGGTTGCCCTTTCAGGTGGCTATAGCCGTGAAGAGGCCAACCAGAAACTGTCTCGTAACACCGGTATGATCGCCAGCTTTTCACGGGCACTGACCGAAGGCATTAATGCGGCACAAAGTCACCAGGATTTTGATACTGCAATGAACGATGCTATTGAGTCTATTTATCAGGCATCCAAAGCTTAA
- the tkt gene encoding transketolase, translating to MPTRRELANAVRALSMDAVQKAKSGHPGAPMGMADIAQVLWCDFLSHNPTNPDWANRDRFVLSNGHGSMLLYSLLHLTGYDLPIEELKNFRQLHSKTPGHPEYGYAPGVETTTGPLGQGLSNAVGMALAEKVMAAQFNKPDLDIVDHYTYAFLGDGCLMEGISHEVCSLAGTLGLGKLIAFYDDNGISIDGEVEGWFTDDTPARFKAYGWQVIEHVDGHDSDQVRKAIEEARSNTSAPTLIICKTIIGFGSPNKQGSESCHGAALGDDEIEATREELGWTAAPFEIPADVAAEWSAREKGQHAQKNWEDKFARYQEAYPQEAAEFSRRVNGELPDNFVEKADEYIAKLQANPETLATRKASQNTLNAYGPLLPEMIGGSADLAGSNLTLWEGSKGVINDDASGNYVYYGVREFGMSGIMNGMVLHGGLKAYGATFLMFMEYARNAVRMAALMKAPSIFVYTHDSIGLGEDGPTHQPVEQLVALRSTPNLDNWRPCDQVESAVAWKQAIMRTDGPTSLIFTRQGVAQQQRSKEQVAAIEKGGYILKDCDGTPDIILIGTGSEVQLAVEAAEQLAQQGTKARVVSMPSTDVFDRQSADYRESVLPLSVTRRVAVEALSKDSWYKYVGFTGAVVGMDTFGESGPAGDLFKHFNITTEAVVEAAKSLL from the coding sequence ATGCCCACTCGTCGTGAACTTGCCAATGCGGTCCGTGCTTTAAGCATGGATGCAGTTCAAAAAGCCAAATCGGGTCACCCGGGGGCGCCCATGGGAATGGCCGACATTGCTCAGGTGCTATGGTGTGACTTTTTATCGCATAACCCCACTAACCCTGACTGGGCTAACCGCGATCGCTTTGTGCTGTCTAATGGCCACGGTTCTATGTTGCTTTATTCACTATTGCACCTTACCGGTTACGACCTGCCGATTGAAGAGCTCAAAAACTTTCGCCAGTTGCATTCAAAAACCCCGGGCCACCCTGAATATGGCTATGCGCCGGGTGTCGAAACCACCACCGGCCCTTTGGGTCAGGGCCTCAGTAATGCGGTAGGTATGGCGCTTGCAGAAAAAGTGATGGCAGCGCAGTTCAACAAGCCCGACCTGGATATTGTAGACCACTACACCTATGCCTTTTTAGGTGACGGCTGTCTGATGGAAGGTATCTCCCACGAAGTGTGTTCGCTGGCCGGAACGCTGGGTCTGGGCAAACTGATTGCCTTTTACGACGACAACGGCATTTCAATTGATGGTGAAGTAGAAGGCTGGTTTACCGACGACACCCCGGCACGCTTTAAAGCCTATGGCTGGCAGGTTATTGAGCATGTCGATGGACATGACTCTGATCAGGTTCGCAAAGCCATTGAAGAAGCCCGAAGCAATACCAGCGCACCAACCTTGATCATTTGTAAAACCATCATTGGCTTTGGTTCACCAAACAAACAGGGCTCAGAATCTTGTCATGGTGCGGCGCTGGGTGATGATGAAATTGAAGCAACCCGCGAAGAGCTGGGCTGGACGGCGGCGCCGTTTGAAATCCCGGCTGATGTAGCGGCAGAATGGAGCGCCAGAGAAAAAGGCCAGCATGCGCAAAAAAACTGGGAAGACAAATTTGCCCGGTATCAGGAAGCTTATCCGCAAGAAGCTGCTGAGTTTTCACGCCGCGTAAACGGTGAGCTGCCAGACAACTTTGTTGAAAAAGCCGATGAATACATTGCCAAACTGCAGGCCAATCCCGAAACCCTGGCAACCCGTAAAGCCTCGCAAAACACGCTGAATGCCTATGGGCCGTTGCTGCCTGAAATGATTGGTGGATCAGCCGATTTGGCTGGCTCTAACCTGACCTTGTGGGAAGGCAGCAAAGGGGTCATTAATGATGATGCCAGCGGCAACTATGTTTATTACGGTGTACGAGAATTTGGTATGTCGGGCATTATGAACGGCATGGTGTTGCACGGTGGCCTGAAAGCCTACGGCGCCACCTTCCTGATGTTTATGGAATATGCCCGCAATGCGGTACGCATGGCGGCGCTGATGAAAGCCCCTTCTATTTTCGTGTACACCCATGACTCTATTGGCCTGGGCGAAGACGGCCCCACCCACCAACCGGTAGAGCAGCTGGTGGCTCTGCGTTCCACTCCGAATCTGGATAACTGGCGTCCCTGTGACCAGGTGGAATCCGCGGTGGCCTGGAAACAGGCGATTATGCGTACCGACGGCCCCACCTCGCTGATCTTCACCCGTCAGGGCGTGGCGCAGCAGCAACGCAGCAAAGAGCAGGTCGCTGCCATTGAAAAAGGTGGTTACATCTTAAAAGACTGTGACGGCACCCCGGATATTATTCTTATTGGTACCGGCTCTGAAGTACAGCTGGCGGTAGAAGCGGCTGAGCAGCTGGCACAACAAGGCACCAAGGCGCGAGTGGTCTCTATGCCAAGTACCGATGTGTTTGACCGTCAATCTGCCGACTATCGCGAAAGTGTTCTGCCATTATCGGTAACCCGTCGGGTGGCGGTGGAAGCCTTGTCGAAAGATAGTTGGTACAAATATGTTGGCTTTACCGGCGCAGTAGTGGGAATGGATACCTTTGGTGAATCAGGACCGGCTGGTGACTTGTTTAAGCATTTCAACATTACCACCGAAGCGGTTGTTGAGGCGGCAAAATCACTGTTGTAA
- a CDS encoding phosphoglycerate kinase → MTIPTMQDFSLDGQRVLIRQDLNVPVKNGKVTSDARIKASIPTLKAALEQGAAVMVMSHLGRPTEGQPEDEYSLQPVADYLNEALSVKVHLVKDYLDGVDVEPGELVILENVRFNQGEKKDDETLAKQYAALCDIFVMDAFGTAHRAQASTHGVAKFAPKACAGPLLAAELDALGKALDNPARPMVAIVGGSKVSTKLTVLKSLAEKVDQLIVGGGIANTFVAAQGHAVGNSLVELDLVDDAKALIRDAQANGGDIPVPTDVVVGKEFSESTEATLKAVDQIEADDMIFDIGPESTEALKAILKKAGTIVWNGPVGVFEFDQFGEGTKGIAEAIAQSDAFSIAGGGDTLAAVDKYGIADKVSYISTGGGAFLEFLEGKTLPAVAVLEQKNQ, encoded by the coding sequence ATGACAATTCCAACTATGCAGGACTTCTCGCTGGACGGCCAGCGGGTACTGATCCGCCAGGATCTGAACGTACCGGTGAAAAACGGCAAGGTAACCTCCGATGCCCGTATCAAAGCATCGATTCCTACGCTTAAGGCCGCTTTGGAACAAGGCGCGGCGGTGATGGTGATGTCGCATCTGGGACGTCCCACAGAAGGTCAGCCTGAAGATGAGTATTCATTACAACCGGTGGCCGATTATCTGAACGAAGCGTTGTCGGTGAAGGTGCATCTGGTTAAAGATTATCTTGATGGCGTCGACGTAGAGCCCGGCGAGCTGGTGATTCTGGAAAATGTCCGGTTTAACCAGGGTGAGAAAAAAGACGATGAAACCCTGGCCAAACAATATGCCGCTTTGTGCGATATTTTTGTGATGGATGCCTTTGGCACCGCCCACCGCGCGCAGGCCTCGACCCATGGGGTAGCTAAGTTTGCGCCAAAGGCGTGTGCCGGCCCCCTGCTGGCGGCTGAGCTGGATGCCCTGGGCAAGGCCCTGGATAACCCGGCCCGGCCAATGGTGGCAATTGTGGGCGGCTCAAAAGTGTCGACCAAACTGACGGTTTTAAAATCGCTGGCAGAAAAAGTCGATCAGCTGATTGTTGGTGGTGGTATTGCCAATACCTTCGTGGCGGCGCAGGGCCATGCAGTGGGTAACTCGCTAGTGGAACTGGATTTGGTGGATGACGCCAAAGCGCTTATTCGCGACGCGCAGGCCAATGGCGGCGATATCCCGGTGCCAACTGATGTGGTGGTGGGTAAGGAATTTTCAGAGTCCACCGAAGCCACTCTAAAAGCCGTGGATCAGATTGAGGCCGATGACATGATTTTTGATATTGGTCCTGAGTCTACTGAGGCGTTAAAAGCGATTTTGAAAAAAGCGGGTACAATTGTCTGGAATGGTCCGGTAGGCGTGTTTGAATTTGACCAGTTTGGTGAAGGCACCAAGGGGATAGCCGAAGCGATTGCCCAAAGTGATGCATTCTCAATTGCCGGTGGGGGTGATACATTAGCAGCGGTAGATAAATATGGTATCGCCGATAAAGTATCGTATATCTCCACCGGTGGTGGCGCATTTCTTGAATTCCTTGAAGGCAAAACCTTACCGGCGGTTGCAGTGCTGGAACAAAAAAACCAATAA
- a CDS encoding aspartate/glutamate racemase family protein: protein MQKTQQRVGIIGGMSWQSTALYYSLLNQQIHDRLGGLHSADIIVHSVDFHQISELQHNQQWDELSRMMIDSARLLENAGATAIAIATNTMHKVAPDVAAAISIPLLNIISATAQHCRADQLQHVGLLGTRFTMHDPFYRDGLQQHGLQVTTPDTAAQHTIHQIIYEELCQGTVTDAAQQQFLAIMKDMTEHGVQGFILGCTEIGLLINSHITRHTLVDTTQVHTRHIVRHLLGQH, encoded by the coding sequence ATGCAAAAAACACAACAGCGGGTTGGTATTATCGGCGGCATGAGCTGGCAGTCTACCGCCCTGTATTACTCACTGCTGAATCAACAAATTCATGACCGCCTGGGTGGGTTACATAGTGCTGATATTATTGTGCACAGTGTCGATTTTCATCAGATCAGCGAACTGCAGCACAATCAGCAATGGGACGAGCTAAGCCGGATGATGATAGACAGCGCCCGGCTGCTGGAAAATGCCGGGGCCACCGCCATTGCCATCGCTACCAATACCATGCACAAAGTCGCTCCCGACGTGGCCGCGGCGATATCCATTCCGTTATTAAATATTATCAGTGCCACGGCGCAGCATTGTCGTGCCGACCAGCTTCAACATGTCGGCTTACTGGGAACGCGTTTTACCATGCACGATCCTTTCTACCGCGATGGCCTGCAACAACACGGGCTACAAGTGACCACCCCGGATACGGCAGCTCAGCACACGATACATCAGATAATTTATGAGGAGCTTTGCCAGGGCACGGTGACCGATGCTGCTCAGCAACAGTTTCTGGCCATTATGAAAGACATGACTGAGCACGGGGTTCAGGGGTTTATTCTAGGCTGTACCGAAATAGGACTGCTGATTAACTCGCATATTACCCGACATACGTTGGTGGATACCACTCAGGTGCATACACGGCATATCGTCCGGCACTTACTGGGGCAGCACTAA
- a CDS encoding 3'-5' exonuclease, whose amino-acid sequence MNKQPPSVIDVEASGFGSRSYPIEVGAKRSDGARFCRLIYPLEEWSHWDAQAEQLHGISQQDLYEHGYPVYQVCRELNEFLDGETVFTDGWVVDYPWLIKLFDAARLTMSFKVTALDYLLNEQQMENWHLTKQSLQHRFNGRRHRASVDAELIQLTILHSQAQSKTRQA is encoded by the coding sequence ATGAATAAACAGCCACCTTCGGTGATTGATGTGGAAGCCTCTGGATTCGGTTCGCGCAGCTACCCTATTGAAGTGGGAGCAAAGCGCAGTGACGGCGCCCGATTTTGCCGTCTTATCTACCCGTTGGAAGAATGGTCACACTGGGATGCCCAGGCCGAGCAGCTACATGGCATTAGCCAGCAGGATCTGTACGAACACGGCTATCCCGTGTATCAGGTTTGTCGCGAACTGAACGAATTTTTAGATGGAGAAACTGTGTTTACCGATGGTTGGGTGGTGGACTATCCCTGGCTGATAAAATTATTTGACGCTGCCCGCCTCACCATGAGTTTTAAAGTAACGGCGCTGGATTATTTGCTCAATGAACAACAGATGGAAAACTGGCACCTCACTAAACAGTCACTGCAGCACCGCTTTAATGGCCGCCGGCATCGCGCCAGTGTAGATGCTGAACTAATTCAATTGACAATTTTGCATTCCCAGGCGCAAAGTAAGACCAGGCAGGCTTGA
- a CDS encoding ATP-binding protein, producing the protein MSARPSLASSLQRILLPKLLAALFAISLLICFAVVYFAQQQVSKNQQQHIENLRTDIDFSIRDTLLLLESIAGNDLLVNSFIDLQQRDNYLPLFFRTLRLSRATNVSLALFDFAGEPIISKNWQKTVPPDLTSLWKPPTLEAGQQFWQVYQSGLVMSVPVHIGASVEGALVLYAQDIGQLINKRQNSATQLIVGPDQQVLYSSRPEVIAPATVFAASDYQRWTRHASQWQNLTLYSLSPITQAYGSVLWLIPVLLLSIIATVLVSVYGVNRAASLTATTLDTLHASILTSMQQKSAARSFSPDNEPAELSQIRAAFDNLTANLMTITLSNRQFANVIDSLEELLVVLDTSNKLVISNHRFERVAQQFKLDGTELRRISDYLSHNASPLDATYTNAAGARKITVKWTLLPFVDAQKEVIGTILVGNDVSQQRDLESRNRLMTHAMESATVSIAIADTTRTKMPIVYVNDFFSKLSGYSSAEALGQPADLLVGPGTDQVVLGRMLENVKAGQPLDETVLLYKKNRQTFYGRLVMTPVRLDTIVTHYVVFFQDVTEQEKAREYLEDAKHKAEESARMKSSFLASMSHEVRTPLHGISGTLQLLDASKLDNKQRRYLTLALQSMCNLQHIVDDILDFSKIEAGQLNIEHVPFNLTLLLETIFEQYYTNCQNKGVELNVQLDLKNTQYVMGDAVRLRQILGNLLSNAVKFTSEGAVSVVIELFDQGHQWQLYGRVSDTGIGIADDNIGNIFEVFTQEDDSTTRRFGGTGLGLAITRQLCQLCGGDITVDSKKGQGSAFSFTMQLAKAAREYTAGNKSIDPQSLTDLPEARILLVEDNEINQLIARENLNGHKVMTAANGKEAIAALSQMKIQFDLVLMDCHMPEMDGFEATRRIRAGEAGARYTGVPIVALTANAMKGDREACVAAGMSDYISKPFTASDLQRVIKDWAGADTVV; encoded by the coding sequence ATGTCTGCAAGACCTTCGCTGGCTAGCTCGTTACAAAGGATTTTGTTACCCAAGCTGCTGGCCGCGCTCTTTGCTATCAGTCTGCTTATCTGCTTTGCGGTGGTTTACTTTGCCCAACAGCAGGTCTCCAAAAATCAACAACAGCATATTGAAAATTTACGGACCGATATCGATTTCAGTATCCGGGATACGCTGCTCTTGCTGGAAAGTATTGCCGGCAATGATTTGTTGGTGAACAGCTTTATCGATTTACAACAACGGGATAATTACCTGCCGCTGTTTTTTCGTACCCTGAGACTATCGCGGGCCACCAATGTCAGCCTGGCGTTGTTTGATTTTGCCGGGGAACCGATAATCAGCAAAAACTGGCAAAAGACGGTGCCGCCCGATTTAACAAGCTTGTGGAAACCGCCCACCCTGGAAGCCGGCCAACAGTTTTGGCAGGTTTATCAAAGTGGCCTGGTAATGTCCGTCCCCGTGCATATTGGTGCCTCAGTGGAAGGCGCCCTGGTGCTGTATGCGCAGGATATTGGCCAGCTCATCAATAAGCGCCAAAATAGCGCAACACAACTTATCGTCGGGCCCGACCAACAGGTATTGTACAGTTCCCGTCCTGAGGTTATCGCCCCGGCTACTGTGTTTGCTGCCAGCGACTATCAGCGCTGGACCCGGCACGCCAGCCAGTGGCAAAACCTTACCTTATACAGTCTGTCGCCCATTACCCAGGCCTATGGGTCGGTGCTATGGCTGATCCCCGTGTTATTGCTGAGCATCATTGCCACCGTGCTGGTCAGTGTGTATGGCGTGAACCGGGCCGCGAGTCTCACCGCCACCACGCTGGATACCCTGCATGCGTCTATTTTGACCAGCATGCAACAAAAGTCGGCCGCCCGTTCCTTCTCTCCTGACAATGAGCCGGCGGAATTATCACAAATACGCGCAGCCTTTGACAATCTTACCGCCAACCTGATGACGATAACCTTGTCTAACCGCCAGTTTGCCAATGTCATTGATTCGTTAGAAGAATTATTGGTGGTGCTGGACACCAGCAATAAGCTGGTTATTAGCAATCATCGTTTCGAGCGAGTGGCGCAGCAATTTAAGCTGGATGGCACTGAGCTACGGCGTATCAGCGATTATTTGTCACACAACGCCTCTCCCCTGGATGCCACCTATACCAATGCCGCCGGTGCCAGAAAAATCACGGTTAAGTGGACTTTGCTGCCCTTCGTGGATGCACAAAAAGAAGTCATCGGCACTATATTAGTGGGCAACGATGTGAGCCAGCAACGCGACTTGGAAAGTCGCAACCGGTTAATGACCCATGCCATGGAAAGCGCCACCGTCTCCATTGCAATTGCTGACACTACCCGCACGAAAATGCCCATCGTTTATGTGAATGATTTCTTTAGTAAGCTTAGCGGCTACAGTTCTGCCGAAGCCTTAGGACAGCCCGCCGACCTTTTAGTCGGGCCCGGTACCGACCAGGTTGTGTTAGGCCGGATGCTTGAAAACGTAAAGGCTGGTCAACCGCTGGACGAAACCGTGCTGCTGTACAAAAAAAATCGCCAGACCTTTTACGGACGGTTGGTGATGACCCCGGTCCGGCTCGACACCATTGTTACCCATTATGTGGTGTTTTTTCAGGATGTGACTGAGCAGGAAAAGGCCCGTGAGTATCTGGAAGACGCTAAACATAAAGCAGAAGAGTCGGCGCGTATGAAATCCAGCTTTCTGGCCAGCATGAGTCATGAAGTGCGAACGCCGCTGCATGGCATCTCCGGCACGCTGCAATTGCTGGATGCCTCAAAACTCGACAACAAACAGCGGCGTTATTTGACGCTGGCGCTGCAAAGCATGTGTAACCTGCAACATATTGTCGATGACATTCTCGACTTTTCTAAAATTGAGGCTGGCCAGCTTAATATTGAGCATGTGCCGTTTAACCTGACCCTGCTGCTTGAAACTATCTTCGAGCAATATTATACCAATTGCCAGAATAAAGGCGTGGAACTGAATGTTCAGCTGGATTTAAAAAATACCCAATATGTGATGGGCGACGCGGTTCGGTTGCGGCAAATTCTAGGCAACCTCCTTAGCAACGCCGTAAAATTCACCTCCGAAGGCGCAGTATCCGTTGTTATCGAGCTTTTTGACCAGGGTCATCAGTGGCAACTGTACGGCCGGGTTAGTGATACCGGTATCGGCATTGCGGATGATAATATCGGTAATATTTTTGAAGTCTTTACGCAGGAAGATGACTCTACCACGCGACGGTTTGGTGGCACCGGCTTAGGCCTGGCGATAACCCGCCAGTTATGTCAGTTGTGTGGAGGTGACATCACGGTAGACAGTAAAAAAGGCCAGGGCAGCGCCTTTAGCTTCACCATGCAGCTGGCCAAAGCCGCCCGTGAGTATACCGCGGGGAACAAAAGTATTGATCCTCAATCACTCACCGACCTGCCCGAAGCACGTATTCTGCTGGTCGAAGACAATGAAATAAATCAGCTGATTGCGCGCGAAAATTTAAACGGCCACAAAGTGATGACCGCGGCCAATGGTAAAGAAGCCATTGCGGCCCTCAGTCAAATGAAGATCCAGTTTGATTTGGTATTGATGGACTGTCATATGCCCGAAATGGACGGTTTTGAAGCGACCCGCCGGATCCGGGCCGGCGAAGCCGGCGCACGCTATACCGGCGTTCCCATCGTGGCCCTGACCGCCAATGCCATGAAGGGCGACCGGGAAGCGTGTGTGGCCGCCGGTATGTCCGACTATATTTCAAAGCCTTTCACCGCCAGCGATTTGCAGCGGGTGATTAAAGACTGGGCCGGTGCCGACACCGTGGTGTGA
- a CDS encoding ABC transporter substrate-binding protein, whose amino-acid sequence MSGTAAVAKPETDPLLIAIDADFSTVAVEGGDAIAKGVALAVAQVNREGGLLGRHLQVVHKDHRGNPARGVANIRSLAQLDNLLAVVGGIHTPVAIAELPAIHQHNLLYLGAWAAGTAVVENNFDPGNVFRVSIRDSEAATVLVKHAKARGFKRVALALERTGWGRSNLDSITQAAQRHNISIEKVTWINWQQKSFEEAAASIESARVDAVIMVANAPEGAVITNAIYQTFGASLPIIAHWGIASGNFVTSVATDILQQMDIGVIQTFSFLYQNNPAAARLYKDYQSAYGKTAPDGIPAVVGLAHAYDLVQLLALAVKQANSVKVADIRQAMENLPETQGVVKLYNPAFTSTRHDALWAEDYFMARFNDNGNLIPMMR is encoded by the coding sequence ATGAGTGGAACGGCCGCGGTGGCGAAGCCGGAGACCGACCCCTTGCTTATCGCCATTGATGCCGACTTCAGCACCGTAGCGGTGGAAGGTGGCGATGCTATCGCGAAAGGCGTTGCGCTGGCAGTGGCACAGGTTAATCGCGAAGGGGGGTTACTGGGTCGTCACTTGCAGGTTGTACACAAAGACCATCGTGGAAACCCGGCCCGGGGGGTGGCGAACATTCGTAGCCTAGCGCAACTGGATAACCTGTTGGCGGTGGTCGGTGGTATTCATACCCCGGTAGCTATCGCCGAGCTGCCGGCTATTCATCAGCACAACCTGTTGTATCTGGGCGCCTGGGCCGCGGGCACTGCGGTAGTAGAAAATAACTTTGACCCTGGCAATGTTTTTCGGGTATCAATACGCGACAGCGAAGCCGCCACCGTATTAGTCAAACATGCCAAAGCACGGGGTTTCAAGCGGGTCGCGCTGGCACTGGAACGCACCGGTTGGGGTCGCTCCAATCTTGATTCAATAACGCAGGCCGCCCAACGCCACAATATCAGTATTGAAAAAGTCACCTGGATTAACTGGCAGCAGAAAAGCTTTGAGGAGGCAGCCGCCAGCATCGAATCTGCCAGGGTTGATGCGGTAATTATGGTCGCTAATGCGCCGGAAGGCGCGGTGATCACCAACGCTATTTATCAAACATTCGGTGCCAGTTTACCCATAATTGCCCATTGGGGGATCGCCAGTGGTAATTTTGTAACGTCAGTGGCAACCGATATTTTACAGCAGATGGATATCGGCGTAATCCAAACCTTTAGCTTTCTTTACCAGAACAACCCGGCAGCTGCTAGACTCTATAAAGACTACCAGTCGGCTTATGGGAAAACAGCGCCTGACGGCATTCCGGCCGTAGTCGGGCTGGCCCATGCTTATGATTTAGTACAGTTGCTGGCTCTGGCGGTTAAACAAGCCAACAGTGTCAAGGTAGCCGATATTCGTCAGGCCATGGAAAATCTGCCTGAAACTCAGGGAGTGGTTAAGTTGTACAACCCCGCGTTTACCAGTACCCGGCACGATGCCTTGTGGGCTGAGGACTATTTTATGGCACGATTTAACGATAACGGAAATCTAATTCCTATGATGAGGTAA